GAACGGGCCTTCCCCGGTCTTGAGCTGATTCTCGTCGAGAGCGGCGGCGACAATCTCGCCTCGACCTTTTCTCGCGACCTCGCAGACTATTGGCTCTTCGTGATCGACGTGGCCGGCGGCGACGACATCCCGCGAAAGCGGGGACCGGGAGTCGTGAAGGCCGATGCTCTGATCATCAACAAGCTGGACCTCGCTCCGCATGTCGGCGTGAAGGGCGCTGTGTCGCAACGACGATTGCCTCAGCATCGGCAGCATCGTTTTTCTGCCTTTTCACAAAGGGCCGCACGCATTGCGGCGCGATCAGTCTCACCTCATGGCCAAGCTTGACCATTTCGCGTGCCCAGTAGCTCGCGCTACCGCATGCTTCCATCACAACCACAGCAGACGGCTGGCATGCCATGAACTGCCGGAACCGTGACCGCGTCAGCTTCTTACGGAATTTCAACTGCCCCGTCATTGTTGCGCCGTGAAGCTGGAAAGCGTTCTTTGCCAGGTCCACCCCGATCATTGTATCTTCCATTTGCCGTCCTCTACTTTGGGGAGGGCGGCAACCATCCCATCTTCTGCCGCTTAACATATGGCTTCACGTAAGACGCCGGCATCAGTCGCACCTCATGGCCAAGCCCCGCCAAAAGCCGAGCCCAATGGTGTCACCTGTCGCGCAAGCCTCGATACCGACCAGACCTTCAAAGAAACCTATGACATCGTCGCGACGCCGCTTCCGGCGGACCAGGATTGCGCCGGCGGCATCGACGCCGTGAACCTGAAAGACCTGCTTGGCGATATCCAGACCGATTGTGGTAATCTTTTCCATGGACGGCTCCCTCAGGTGACTTCAGACAGCCACACCATGGCACCTCGATGCCGGGAGCGGAGGCCGTCCACCTCATCACTCCACTGGGCATAGCTCGTCTCTCGATTCATACGACAAAAATGCTCGTTTCCGGTGTTGACGGATATTATATAAGAGGTAACCTCTTCTGTAAGGTTAAGATCCATTGCGACAGATGATCTGAAAATGCCTCTGTGGTCTCGGAAAGAGAACGCAATGCGGCAGTGCGGTTGTCTTTCGATAAGATCGATCTCTTAGGCTGATAGCAATCAGCTCACAGATCACGGAGCGCGTCCTCCGGTAATTCTGGACCGCCCTGTACTAGCGCCACGCCCTAAGCCACCTGCCATAATAGGGGCCGAGTGGTTGCGCGTTAACTTGCTTAACACAACGGAGACCAAGGAATGATTGGGAACATTGAAAGACGCGGTGGAACACTAAAAGTTGGACTCGACGCGGAGGTTGATATCATCGACCCGCCGGCATCCTTCGGTGGCTGGAATACGGGGCGTGTTGTTCAACAGATATTCGAAAGCCTTGTAGAGGATGATCTTTCGGCCGAGGGTTTACCTTACACGCGCCTCGTTCCGGCGCTTGCTGAGAAGTACCATGTGTCGGAGGACGGACGTATCTATACGTTCTCGCTGCGGCGGAATGTTCGATTCCATGACGGCACACCATTCGATGCCGAGGCGGCCAAATTCAACATTGACAGGATGTGGAATTCCGCTGCGCCACAGTACTCGCCCGTAGCTGCTGACTACAATCAGCTTGCAATACAAAGCATCCGTCACGTTGAAGTCGTGGATAGTCATACATTGCAAATTATTCTTAGCGAACCATACGCGGACTTTCTCCGATACATGACCCAGGAAGACGCGCCGGGCTCTTTCGTCTTTGTTAGCCCGAGCGCCTTAAAAAAGTATGGGAATGAAGGAATCGCCGATCGAGCGCCTGGCACTGGGCCGTTCCGATTCAAAGGACGTTGCAGTACCCGCTTCGGAATTGGCGTAATTCTAGAACGCAACGAAAACTATTGGGGTGAGCCTCCGTATCTTGACGAGCTCATCTTTGTTCCGTTGCCGGATGCTGCAGAGCGGGCCGCGGCATTGGAGCGAGGCGATGTTGACGTTGTCTATGGACCGGATCCTTTTCGTCTGTCGGCGCTGCGGGAACGCGGCTTTGTGGTCAAGGAGGTAGCAGTCCCTTATCTATGGTACTTCTCTTTCAATATGCGAGAGAGTCCATTAGATGATGTTCGTGTGAGGCGGGCCATCGCGCATGCGATCAACCGCACGGAACTCAGTAATCAGCTGTTTGGTGAAGCTACCACTGCAGCCGTCGGGATCATTCCCCCAGCTTCACCATCCTTCGAGCCGGATTTTCCAGACTACTATCCATACGATCCTTCCAGAGCAAAGGCATTACTCGCCGAAGCTGGCGTTCCCAACGGTTTTCACTTCAAGATGCTTGTAGCTCGCGCGGGCGGTGAGATTAGTCCGCTGGCGATATGCGATTGGCTAGCGTCTGATCTATCGCAAATCGGCATCACGTCAGAGGTGGAGGTTCGAGATGACTGGGTATCGTATTGCGAGGAATGGCATCGCGGTATCCCACCCGGCATCGGCGCATCCGAGATGAGCTGGGGAATGTCTTGTGACGTTTGGCTGGAGCAAGTCTTGCATTCCCGTAACAGTTCGCCAAAAGGCTTTAACACGGGATATTACAATAGGGTCGAAGTAGATCGATTGCTCGACCTTGCCCGGACTGAACAAGTCGAATTTCGCCGCGTTGAACTTTACCGAATTGCTCACCGTCTAATCATGGAGGATTTGCCAATTCTGCCACTTCTTAACCTTGGGTCTGGCAATGTCGTCCACGCTCCAAACGTCAAGGGGTTCAAGTTTCCGGCGCAAAACTGGCACGACTTCCGGCAGGTATGGTTGGAGCGATAGCGCTATGATGGAGTGCCGCCTGAATCGCGTCAGGCTATACGCATGAAATTGTTTGCATCTGAATTCCAGCAGAAATCGCTTAATCAGGTGATAGGGAGGATCAGTCGATGAAATTCGTGAAGCTTATCGGATTTATTTTTGCAGCTGTCGCAACCGCATTCATGCTCGCGGGACCGACGGTGGCCGCTCCAGGCGGGATGATAACTTGGGGAAAACCTTCAGAGGTGCTCTCCACCGACGCACACCTGTCAGCCGATGGCACCTCGTGGACAATGTACTATCTTATCTATGACACTTTGGTCACAACAACGGATGACCTGAAAATAGCGCCGGGACTCGCGGAGTCATGGGAGCAGCCCACGCCGACGACGTACATCTTCAAGCTGCGAAAAAATGCGGCATTTTCAAGCGGCCGCCCTCTGACGTCCGCTGACGTTGTCGGTAGCCTCAAGCGATTGGCGGATCCAAAGTTGGGCAGCTATGCGGGCCGTCAGATTGGCGATGTCAAGCAGGTCGTTGCACTAGACGATCACACTGTGAAGCTTGAGCTTAAGCAACCAAATACGGCGGTTCTATCCGTTTTGTCTGTCAGCATGACCGCTATCTATCCTATACAGGAACTAGAGAACGGAACTTTCGATCCGACAAAGGAGATGTTGGGTTCTGGGCCATTCATGGTGGTCGAGCATCGTCAAGACGAATCTTGGACTTTGGTGCGTAATCCACACTACTGGCGCCAAGGATATCCCATCGTTGACAAGGTGCTTGTTCGAATCATTCAGGATGATGCAGCGCGCCTAGCAGGCTTGCGCGACGGCAGTGTCGATATTGCGAATTTCGAGAACCCAGATGCAGCTACACTGCTGAAGGGCATCCTCAATGTAGAGCCCATTATTCAGAAGACGACCAATTATTTCCGACTCGACGTCAGTGCTCTGCAGGACGACTCGCCATTCAAGGACATCCGAGTACGGCATGCCATGGCTCTTGCCCTTGATCGTCAGCGTATAGTGGATGCCGTGTTTGGCGGAGAGTCTGCCGTCGATTATGTAGTACCGCAGGCATTCGGTAAGCCAGTTTGCCGAGATCATCCGGACTACGTTACCCCTCGAGAGAAACGGATCGTCCAGGCCCGGGAGCTATTGCAAGAAGCGGGCGCGGAAAACCTTAAGGTGGGAATCGTTGCCTCATCGGTTCTGGTAACATTTCCGCTTATCGCGCAAGTCATGAAGGCGAACTTGGCTGATGTTGGGATTGATGCCGAGGTTCAGCAAATTCCAGTGGCTGACTGGTATCAGCGCGTGTTCAGTGCGAAGACAGACTTTGACTTGGCACTGTCCTGGCTCGCCGGATATTCGAATCCAACTCAGATTCTCTCAAACTGGAATCCGGAGTGGGTAGGGTGGAACGCCGGGTTCATGACGCCGAGCGCAGAGTACAATAAAGCGGTGAATAAGGTTCGGCAACTTCCAGACGGGCCGGAACGCGATCGCGTTATCGAGCAAGCTTGCCAGATCATCTACGACCAAGCCAACATGCTTCCCCTGGTCAGTAAGCCCGACTATCTCGGCTATCGAAAGGATAAGATTAAGGCGAGGTTCAGTTCCATTGAGGGGAATTTCAACACACTGAAATACATCACGGAATTCTCTCGACAAGACTAGAGAGGACAGATATAGATTTTTGTGATCTCAACAACAGGCGGGCTGGGGGCGGTGTCGTTCAAAAAAGAACCGACCCCACGCATTGCACCACTTGACAGTATCGCGGACGTCCAGATGATCGCTTAAAAAGCGAGTTATTGGGAGTGGAGATGCAAATCATTCAATACGTAATCGGAAGAGTCCTTGTGGCATTGGCAACAATGCTCGGCGCCTCAATTGTCATCTTTACGGCGGTGAGGATGGTTCCGGGCGGGTTTGAACAGGTTGTGCTTGGCCCCTTAGCGACGCCGGAGTCCCGTGCTGTTGTTATTGCGAAGTTCGCACTCGATCGTTCGATTATCGAGCAGTATGGTCACTGGCTGACTGCGGCAACACACGGCGATTTCGGTATATCGATGGTCACCCAAACATCGGTAACCCAAGAGTTGATACGGCGAGCACCGGCCACGATCCAACTCGCATTGATGTCTCTGCTCATGGCGCTTTCTATTGGACTGCCGCTCGGAGTCATCTCAGGGTTGACCAATGGCCGCCCCTGGCAACGAAGTTTGGGGCGGTTCTTAGGAGCACTGGGCGCCAGCATCCCGGACTTCGTTTTGGGAAGCCTGTTCTTGTTCGTCTTTACGGTCTGGTCGTTGGGACTTACCATCGGCGGATTCGTTCCATTCTTTGAAGATCCATGGACGAATCTGAGAGCCATGGTTTTGCCTGCTATTACACTAGCCGTCTTCGGGATCGCTCTCATCCTGAGAACGGCGCGCGATGCGGTAAAAACAGTCATGACGGAGGGATACATAGCATTTGCGGTTGCGTGTGGAGAGCCACCTTCAAGGATCGTTCGTCATCACGTACTCCGAAACGCCGCTGTCCCGATCATCACAGTTACTGCAACCTATCTAGGGTATCTTCTCGGCGGTGCCATTGTCGTCGAGGTCCTGTTCTCGATCCCGGGCGTTGGCCTCTACACCTACAATGGCTTGATGAATCGTGACTACGCGATTGTACAGGCTGGTGTTCTCGTGGCCGCAGCCGTCTTCATCGCGATCAACATGATCGCCGACACCATCTATTCATTGCTCGATCCACGAATCAGCGCGCAAAAGAGAGAGATATGAAAAGACGGCTAGCGAGTGCTGTCCGTGGCTTCGTGAGTTTCGCATGGAATGATCGATTGTCTGGTGTGGCAGCGTTGGTTCTTGTGAGCTTGCTCCTTCTCAGCCTAATCGGACCCTACTTGCCACTAGGCGACCCGGAGGGGATTGGGGCTGGTCCCCGCCTTGCACCGCCCTCGCTTGAGTTCCCGCTCGGCACCGATGAGCTTGGGCGCTCTTACCTACCCCGGCTGATTCGGGGGATCTCTGCTACCTTCCTGCTGGCTACGACTGCTGTCATGGTGACGGCAATC
This region of Mesorhizobium australicum genomic DNA includes:
- a CDS encoding ABC transporter permease, encoding MQIIQYVIGRVLVALATMLGASIVIFTAVRMVPGGFEQVVLGPLATPESRAVVIAKFALDRSIIEQYGHWLTAATHGDFGISMVTQTSVTQELIRRAPATIQLALMSLLMALSIGLPLGVISGLTNGRPWQRSLGRFLGALGASIPDFVLGSLFLFVFTVWSLGLTIGGFVPFFEDPWTNLRAMVLPAITLAVFGIALILRTARDAVKTVMTEGYIAFAVACGEPPSRIVRHHVLRNAAVPIITVTATYLGYLLGGAIVVEVLFSIPGVGLYTYNGLMNRDYAIVQAGVLVAAAVFIAINMIADTIYSLLDPRISAQKREI
- a CDS encoding ABC transporter substrate-binding protein, whose translation is MKFVKLIGFIFAAVATAFMLAGPTVAAPGGMITWGKPSEVLSTDAHLSADGTSWTMYYLIYDTLVTTTDDLKIAPGLAESWEQPTPTTYIFKLRKNAAFSSGRPLTSADVVGSLKRLADPKLGSYAGRQIGDVKQVVALDDHTVKLELKQPNTAVLSVLSVSMTAIYPIQELENGTFDPTKEMLGSGPFMVVEHRQDESWTLVRNPHYWRQGYPIVDKVLVRIIQDDAARLAGLRDGSVDIANFENPDAATLLKGILNVEPIIQKTTNYFRLDVSALQDDSPFKDIRVRHAMALALDRQRIVDAVFGGESAVDYVVPQAFGKPVCRDHPDYVTPREKRIVQARELLQEAGAENLKVGIVASSVLVTFPLIAQVMKANLADVGIDAEVQQIPVADWYQRVFSAKTDFDLALSWLAGYSNPTQILSNWNPEWVGWNAGFMTPSAEYNKAVNKVRQLPDGPERDRVIEQACQIIYDQANMLPLVSKPDYLGYRKDKIKARFSSIEGNFNTLKYITEFSRQD
- a CDS encoding ABC transporter substrate-binding protein; this translates as MIGNIERRGGTLKVGLDAEVDIIDPPASFGGWNTGRVVQQIFESLVEDDLSAEGLPYTRLVPALAEKYHVSEDGRIYTFSLRRNVRFHDGTPFDAEAAKFNIDRMWNSAAPQYSPVAADYNQLAIQSIRHVEVVDSHTLQIILSEPYADFLRYMTQEDAPGSFVFVSPSALKKYGNEGIADRAPGTGPFRFKGRCSTRFGIGVILERNENYWGEPPYLDELIFVPLPDAAERAAALERGDVDVVYGPDPFRLSALRERGFVVKEVAVPYLWYFSFNMRESPLDDVRVRRAIAHAINRTELSNQLFGEATTAAVGIIPPASPSFEPDFPDYYPYDPSRAKALLAEAGVPNGFHFKMLVARAGGEISPLAICDWLASDLSQIGITSEVEVRDDWVSYCEEWHRGIPPGIGASEMSWGMSCDVWLEQVLHSRNSSPKGFNTGYYNRVEVDRLLDLARTEQVEFRRVELYRIAHRLIMEDLPILPLLNLGSGNVVHAPNVKGFKFPAQNWHDFRQVWLER